A single genomic interval of Paracoccus contaminans harbors:
- a CDS encoding DEAD/DEAH box helicase, with protein MDTPFTRMGIDKRVAINLPELGLNEPTPIQAEAIPAIVAGRDLLGLAQTGTGKTAAFGLPMLTRLLVAGERPAPKSCRALVLAPTRELATQIAQNVEGFARGTGLRAFRVVGGASINVQVDRLSRGVDILIATPGRLIDLIERGAVQFDQTGFLVLDEADQMLDIGFIHALRRIARLLPRNRQTMLFSATMPKLMEELAESYLTDPVRVAVNPPGKAAEKIEQGVHFVNQGDKAALLAEYLARHPGELAIVFGRTKHGSDKLSKLLEKWGFKVGAIHGNKSQGQRERALASFREGQTQVLVATDVAARGLDIPEVAHVYNYDLPNVPENYVHRIGRTARAGRDGRAVAFCAPDEVGDLRAIERAMKAQIPVIGGEPPAGPAPAPRRAGGKPAGAGAAAQRSRPPRRPSRAPKSQQRQG; from the coding sequence ATGGACACGCCTTTTACCCGCATGGGCATCGACAAGCGCGTCGCCATCAACCTGCCCGAACTGGGCCTGAACGAGCCGACCCCGATTCAGGCCGAGGCGATCCCCGCCATCGTCGCGGGCCGCGACCTTCTGGGTCTGGCGCAGACCGGCACGGGCAAGACCGCCGCCTTCGGCCTGCCGATGCTGACGCGGCTGCTGGTCGCGGGCGAACGTCCCGCGCCGAAATCCTGCCGGGCGCTGGTGCTGGCCCCGACGCGCGAACTGGCCACCCAGATCGCCCAGAATGTCGAAGGCTTTGCCAGGGGCACCGGCCTGCGCGCCTTTCGCGTCGTGGGCGGCGCCTCGATCAACGTGCAGGTGGACCGCCTGTCGCGGGGCGTGGACATCCTGATCGCAACCCCCGGCCGCCTGATCGACCTGATCGAACGCGGCGCGGTGCAGTTCGACCAGACCGGCTTTCTGGTGCTGGACGAGGCTGACCAGATGCTGGACATCGGCTTCATCCACGCGCTGCGCCGCATCGCCCGGCTGCTGCCGCGCAACCGCCAGACGATGCTGTTTTCCGCCACCATGCCCAAGCTGATGGAGGAACTGGCCGAAAGCTATCTGACCGATCCGGTCCGCGTGGCGGTGAACCCGCCCGGCAAGGCCGCGGAAAAGATCGAGCAGGGCGTGCATTTCGTGAATCAGGGCGACAAGGCGGCGCTGCTGGCGGAATATCTGGCCAGGCACCCCGGCGAGCTGGCGATCGTCTTCGGCCGCACCAAGCATGGTTCGGACAAGCTGTCCAAGCTGCTGGAGAAATGGGGCTTCAAGGTGGGCGCCATCCACGGCAACAAGAGCCAGGGCCAGCGCGAACGGGCGCTGGCAAGCTTCCGCGAGGGCCAGACCCAGGTGCTGGTGGCGACCGATGTGGCGGCGCGGGGCCTCGACATCCCCGAGGTGGCGCATGTCTATAACTATGACCTGCCCAATGTGCCGGAAAACTATGTCCACCGCATCGGCCGCACCGCGCGGGCTGGGCGGGACGGGCGCGCGGTGGCGTTCTGCGCCCCCGATGAGGTGGGCGACCTGCGCGCGATCGAACGCGCCATGAAGGCGCAGATCCCCGTGATCGGCGGCGAGCCGCCCGCAGGCCCGGCCCCTGCCCCCCGCCGCGCAGGCGGCAAGCCTGCAGGCGCGGGCGCAGCTGCGCAGCGCAGCCGTCCGCCCCGCCGCCCCTCGCGCGCGCCCAAGTCGCAGCAGCGCCAGGGCTGA
- a CDS encoding thymidine kinase: MAKLYFHYSTMNAGKSTLLLQASYNYRERGMTTLLLTAAVDTRAGAGRIASRIGIAEDAVAFGPDADLFALVQDQGAGAACIFVDEAQFLTAAQVWQLARVADDLGQPVMAYGLRSDFRGELFPGSAALLAIADDLREVRTICHCGRKATMVVRLDTDGQPLRQGAQIQVGGNESYVSLCRRHWRAAMGR, translated from the coding sequence ATGGCCAAGCTGTATTTCCACTACTCGACGATGAACGCCGGCAAGAGCACGCTGCTGTTGCAGGCGTCCTACAACTATCGCGAACGGGGCATGACCACGCTGCTGCTGACCGCGGCGGTGGATACCCGCGCGGGGGCGGGCCGCATCGCCAGCCGGATCGGCATCGCCGAGGATGCCGTCGCCTTCGGCCCCGATGCCGACCTGTTTGCCCTCGTGCAGGACCAGGGTGCAGGGGCTGCCTGCATCTTCGTGGACGAGGCGCAGTTCCTGACCGCCGCGCAGGTCTGGCAGCTTGCGCGCGTGGCCGACGATCTCGGCCAGCCGGTCATGGCCTATGGGCTGCGCAGCGATTTTCGCGGCGAGCTGTTTCCGGGATCGGCCGCGCTGCTGGCGATCGCCGATGACCTGCGCGAGGTGCGCACCATCTGCCATTGCGGACGCAAGGCCACGATGGTCGTGAGGCTGGACACGGACGGGCAGCCGCTGCGCCAGGGCGCACAGATCCAGGTGGGTGGAAACGAAAGCTATGTTTCGCTGTGCCGCCGGCACTGGCGCGCGGCCATGGGGCGCTGA
- a CDS encoding D-alanyl-D-alanine carboxypeptidase family protein gives MLSFPVLRALRPLLALLAALLCAAPALAFDTNARSAWVYDMATGTVLMDKNADVPMPPASMSKLMTVYMLFEAIHEGRVSLDTRFPVSTNAREMKGSTMFLNERDRPTVEELIKGIIVLSGNDACVVVAEGLAGTESAFAREATARAKALGLTQTNLTNASGWPDPQHRMSTHDLGLLAEHLVNDFPELYKNFSIEQFAFDNRAPANQRNRNPLLHLGIGADGLKTGHTDEAGYGLVGSAVQDGRRIIFVLTGLPSEKARAEEAERIVNWAFRQFTMKTVVPKGERVAWAPVWLGASRRVALTTQDGVNVLIPAGAAAGVTAEAVFNGPVEAPIAAGQRLGELVVSVPGSVESRLPLVAAEDVARAGFVGRLQNAARRLGHRVMAAAGA, from the coding sequence ATGCTGTCTTTCCCGGTCCTTCGCGCGCTGCGTCCCTTGCTGGCGCTGTTGGCCGCGCTGCTGTGCGCGGCGCCCGCGCTGGCCTTCGACACCAATGCCCGTTCGGCCTGGGTCTATGACATGGCGACCGGAACCGTGCTGATGGACAAGAACGCCGATGTGCCGATGCCGCCTGCGTCCATGTCCAAGCTGATGACGGTCTATATGCTGTTCGAGGCGATCCACGAGGGGCGCGTGTCGCTGGACACGCGCTTTCCGGTCTCCACCAATGCGCGTGAGATGAAGGGATCGACCATGTTCCTGAACGAACGCGACCGTCCCACCGTCGAAGAGCTCATCAAGGGCATCATCGTGCTGTCGGGAAACGATGCCTGCGTCGTGGTGGCCGAGGGGCTGGCGGGCACCGAAAGCGCCTTTGCCCGCGAGGCGACGGCGCGGGCAAAGGCGCTGGGGCTGACGCAGACGAACCTCACCAATGCCTCGGGCTGGCCCGATCCGCAACACCGGATGTCCACCCATGATCTGGGACTGCTGGCCGAGCATCTGGTCAACGACTTTCCCGAACTCTACAAGAACTTCTCGATCGAGCAGTTCGCCTTCGACAACCGCGCCCCTGCGAACCAGCGCAACCGCAACCCGCTGCTGCATCTGGGGATCGGGGCCGATGGGCTGAAGACCGGCCACACCGACGAGGCGGGCTATGGCCTGGTCGGATCGGCGGTCCAGGACGGGCGGCGCATCATCTTCGTTCTCACCGGGCTGCCCTCGGAAAAGGCCCGCGCCGAGGAGGCCGAGCGCATCGTCAACTGGGCCTTCCGTCAGTTCACGATGAAGACGGTGGTGCCCAAGGGCGAACGGGTCGCATGGGCGCCGGTCTGGCTCGGGGCGTCGCGCCGTGTCGCGTTGACCACGCAGGACGGCGTGAACGTCCTTATCCCGGCCGGCGCGGCCGCGGGCGTGACGGCCGAGGCGGTGTTCAACGGACCAGTCGAGGCGCCGATCGCCGCCGGGCAGCGGCTGGGCGAGCTGGTGGTCAGCGTGCCCGGCTCGGTCGAATCGCGCCTGCCGCTGGTCGCGGCCGAGGACGTGGCCCGCGCCGGCTTTGTCGGCCGCCTGCAGAATGCGGCGCGCCGTCTGGGCCACAGGGTGATGGCCGCGGCCGGCGCGTGA
- the tmk gene encoding dTMP kinase — protein MFISFEGIDGSGKSTQARRLAETLRAEGRAVVLTREPGGSPGAEQIRHLLVEGLADRWSPETELLLFAAARRDHLERTIRPALDSGAWVITDRFADSSRVYQGVTRGDLAGAVNLVHELMIGIEPDATFIIDLDPAKAMARTARRGAGAAMCHGPAGVTEERSGMEAQTSSPGGAPGAAGTGCNPALSPVAGAEERFESMGLPFQARLREGFRALAAAHPARIRLIDGSGDADAVAARVRAAL, from the coding sequence ATGTTCATCAGCTTCGAGGGCATCGACGGCTCGGGCAAATCCACCCAGGCGAGGCGGCTGGCCGAGACGCTGCGCGCCGAAGGACGGGCGGTCGTCTTGACCCGAGAGCCGGGCGGATCGCCCGGAGCCGAGCAGATCCGCCACCTGCTGGTCGAGGGCTTGGCGGATCGCTGGTCGCCGGAAACCGAGCTGCTGCTGTTTGCCGCCGCCCGGCGCGATCACCTGGAACGCACCATCCGCCCCGCCCTCGACAGCGGTGCCTGGGTCATCACCGACCGTTTTGCCGATTCAAGCCGCGTCTATCAGGGCGTGACGCGGGGCGATCTGGCCGGGGCCGTCAACCTTGTCCACGAGCTGATGATCGGGATCGAACCGGATGCCACCTTCATCATCGACCTTGATCCGGCCAAGGCTATGGCGCGAACGGCACGGCGCGGCGCCGGGGCCGCCATGTGCCATGGCCCGGCGGGCGTGACTGAGGAACGATCCGGGATGGAGGCGCAAACATCATCTCCGGGCGGGGCGCCAGGCGCGGCGGGGACCGGGTGCAATCCCGCCCTCTCGCCCGTCGCGGGCGCCGAGGAACGGTTCGAATCAATGGGCCTGCCGTTCCAGGCGCGCCTGCGCGAGGGGTTTCGCGCCCTTGCCGCGGCCCACCCGGCCCGCATCCGGCTGATCGACGGGTCCGGCGATGCCGATGCGGTTGCCGCCCGCGTCAGGGCCGCCCTGTGA
- a CDS encoding DNA polymerase III subunit delta', which yields MSGAAEDPPVEADRVPGAPHPRHAPRVIGQDEAVAAFLAAAAAGRLHHGWLLTGPRGTGKATLAWAIARWLIAGGDADDIAVPETHPAIRRITALSEPRLHLVRRSVDERTGRLRSEIVVDDIRRLISFFHMSAAEGGRRVAIIDAADEMNTAAANAVLKMLEEPPTDGVLLLVSHQPGRLLPTIRSRCRTLRLTPLCPEAMAEALAPLQVQGDPARLAALAGGSVGEALRLAGQGGLDRYGELVALLSGLPALDRVRSAAFAEAAGARAGAEGDPFDLTMTLIDRFLSRAARAGLMGPPLPEAAQGEGALLARLSPDEDASRHWAGAQAHLSARARRGRAVNLDPAALVMDMLLTLAQGPGATDAAGRG from the coding sequence GTGAGCGGCGCGGCCGAGGATCCGCCCGTCGAGGCGGACCGCGTGCCCGGCGCGCCCCATCCGCGCCACGCGCCGCGCGTCATCGGGCAGGACGAGGCCGTGGCCGCTTTTCTGGCCGCGGCGGCTGCTGGGCGGCTGCATCACGGCTGGCTGCTGACCGGGCCGCGCGGCACCGGCAAGGCGACGCTGGCCTGGGCGATCGCGCGCTGGCTGATCGCGGGGGGCGATGCGGACGACATCGCCGTGCCCGAAACCCATCCAGCCATCCGCCGGATCACGGCATTGTCCGAGCCGCGGCTGCATCTGGTCCGGCGCAGCGTCGATGAGCGGACCGGGCGGCTCAGGTCCGAGATCGTGGTGGACGACATCCGCCGCCTGATCTCGTTCTTTCACATGAGTGCCGCTGAAGGAGGCCGCCGGGTCGCCATCATCGACGCCGCCGACGAGATGAACACCGCCGCTGCCAACGCAGTGCTGAAGATGCTCGAAGAGCCGCCCACCGACGGCGTGCTGCTGCTGGTGTCGCATCAACCGGGGCGGCTGCTGCCGACGATCCGCTCGCGCTGCCGGACGCTGCGGCTGACGCCCCTTTGCCCCGAAGCGATGGCCGAGGCGCTTGCACCGTTGCAGGTCCAGGGCGATCCGGCGCGGCTGGCGGCGCTGGCCGGCGGCTCGGTCGGCGAGGCGCTGCGCCTGGCCGGCCAAGGGGGGCTGGACCGTTATGGCGAACTGGTCGCGCTGCTTTCGGGCCTGCCGGCCCTTGACCGGGTGCGCTCTGCGGCCTTTGCCGAGGCGGCAGGCGCGCGTGCGGGGGCCGAAGGGGACCCCTTTGATCTGACGATGACGCTGATCGACCGCTTTCTGTCGCGGGCCGCGCGCGCGGGACTGATGGGGCCGCCCCTGCCCGAAGCGGCGCAGGGCGAAGGCGCGCTGCTGGCGCGCCTTTCGCCTGACGAAGATGCCTCGCGCCACTGGGCAGGCGCCCAGGCGCATCTTTCGGCGCGGGCCCGGCGGGGACGCGCTGTCAACCTTGACCCGGCCGCGCTGGTGATGGATATGCTGCTGACCCTTGCCCAAGGACCGGGCGCGACGGACGCAGCCGGAAGGGGATGA
- a CDS encoding TatD family hydrolase, translating into MNDKPPFPGDDPFVDSPLVDSHCHLDFPDFQGDLPGLIERARRAGVTRMVTICTRLRQEPAIRAIAEAHEGVFYAAGTHPMQAAEEPMASVDQLVALSAHPKFVGIGETGLDYHYSADSAALQKESLAIHIEAARRTRLPLIIHSRDADADMADILIREHAAGAFGCVMHCYSSGAELARTALDLGFYLSMSGIAAFPRSAEIRAIFAAAPPDRVLVETDAPFLAPPPHRGKRNEPAFVAHTARVGAEVLGMSPRDFAALTSANFDRLFTKAARTAPSRSGRQE; encoded by the coding sequence ATGAACGACAAGCCGCCATTCCCCGGGGATGATCCGTTCGTGGACAGCCCCCTGGTGGACAGCCATTGTCATCTCGACTTTCCCGATTTCCAGGGCGATCTGCCCGGCCTGATCGAACGCGCGCGCCGCGCCGGGGTGACGCGGATGGTCACCATCTGCACGCGCCTGCGCCAGGAACCCGCGATCCGCGCCATTGCCGAGGCGCATGAGGGCGTTTTCTACGCCGCAGGCACCCACCCCATGCAGGCCGCAGAGGAGCCGATGGCAAGTGTGGACCAGCTTGTCGCCCTGTCCGCACACCCCAAATTCGTCGGCATAGGGGAAACGGGACTGGACTATCACTACAGCGCCGACAGCGCGGCGCTGCAGAAGGAAAGCCTTGCCATCCATATCGAGGCGGCGCGCCGGACGCGGCTGCCGCTCATCATCCATTCGCGCGACGCTGATGCCGACATGGCGGACATCCTGATCCGCGAACACGCGGCGGGGGCGTTCGGCTGCGTGATGCACTGCTACAGCTCGGGCGCCGAACTGGCACGAACCGCGCTGGATCTGGGATTTTACCTGTCGATGTCGGGGATCGCCGCATTCCCCCGTTCGGCCGAGATACGCGCGATCTTTGCCGCCGCGCCCCCCGATCGGGTGCTGGTGGAAACCGACGCCCCTTTCCTCGCGCCTCCGCCCCATCGCGGCAAGCGCAACGAGCCTGCCTTCGTTGCCCATACCGCCCGCGTGGGGGCCGAGGTGCTGGGCATGAGCCCGCGCGATTTTGCCGCGCTGACCAGCGCGAACTTTGACCGCCTGTTCACCAAGGCGGCCCGAACGGCCCCGTCCCGATCGGGGAGGCAGGAATGA
- a CDS encoding AEC family transporter yields the protein MTLLFSVLLPVFLVIGFGYFTAWRGWLGPRDVDGIQRFAQNFALPVLLFQSIAAVDFTASFDTGAVGSFYAGALAGFAAGYFGARLIFGRPPADCVAIGFASMFSNTLLLGVPITERAYGPQALAGNYAIVTFHSPLFYTLGITLMEFTLARGGTMSVAGVSMRALGGVLRTPLVIGILCGLAVNLAQAQGLVLPEGFWAATAMIGRAAIPAALFGLGGVLHRYRPDAELGVVALCCAASLLLHPAVTWGLTTLLNTPAEGMRSAVITAAMPPGVNAYLFATMYGRAQRVAASSVLIATALSLLTAWFWLGTLP from the coding sequence ATGACGCTGCTGTTTTCGGTGCTGCTGCCGGTCTTTCTGGTGATCGGCTTTGGCTATTTCACCGCCTGGCGCGGCTGGCTCGGCCCTCGGGACGTGGACGGGATCCAGCGTTTCGCGCAGAACTTCGCCTTGCCCGTGCTGTTGTTCCAGTCGATTGCAGCGGTCGATTTCACCGCCAGCTTCGACACGGGCGCGGTGGGCTCGTTCTATGCGGGGGCGCTGGCCGGCTTTGCGGCGGGATATTTCGGCGCCCGCCTGATCTTTGGCCGCCCGCCCGCGGACTGCGTCGCCATCGGCTTTGCGTCGATGTTCTCGAACACGCTGTTGCTGGGCGTGCCGATCACCGAACGGGCCTATGGCCCGCAGGCGCTGGCCGGCAACTATGCGATCGTCACCTTTCATTCGCCGCTGTTCTATACCCTCGGCATCACGTTGATGGAATTCACGCTGGCCCGCGGCGGCACGATGTCGGTGGCGGGGGTGTCGATGCGGGCGCTGGGCGGGGTGCTGCGCACGCCGCTGGTGATCGGGATCCTGTGCGGGCTGGCGGTCAACCTGGCGCAGGCGCAGGGGCTGGTGCTGCCCGAAGGGTTCTGGGCAGCTACCGCGATGATCGGGCGGGCCGCCATTCCGGCGGCGCTGTTCGGGCTGGGGGGCGTTCTTCATCGGTATCGGCCCGATGCCGAACTGGGCGTGGTGGCGCTGTGCTGCGCGGCCTCGCTGCTGCTGCATCCTGCGGTGACATGGGGGCTGACGACGCTGCTGAACACGCCGGCCGAAGGCATGCGGTCGGCTGTCATCACGGCCGCCATGCCCCCCGGCGTGAATGCCTATCTGTTTGCCACGATGTATGGGCGCGCGCAGCGTGTTGCCGCATCGAGCGTGCTGATCGCCACGGCGCTGAGCCTGCTGACCGCCTGGTTCTGGCTGGGCACCCTGCCCTGA
- a CDS encoding ABC transporter permease, translating to MALPTYASPLERVWHWTYLALCALIFVFLIAPIIIVIPLSFNAEPYFTFTPRMLSFDPQGYSMRWYDTLLTFGMTHADGPRGGAWWADAWANAKWVSAARNSIIIGFFSTILATVLGTLAALGLSRPEMPFRRLVMAILISPMIVPIIITATGMFFFYSSACVSSASTLGRLLAPVLSSSGCLANTYLGVILAHATLGIPFVIITVTATLIGFDQSLNRAAASLGANPRTTFFKITMPLILPGVVSGALFAFVTSFDEVVAVLFIAGPDQQTIPRQMWNGIREQISPAILAVATLLVIFSIALLASVELLRRRSERLRGLSPA from the coding sequence ATGGCGCTGCCGACCTATGCCTCGCCGTTGGAACGTGTCTGGCACTGGACCTATCTCGCGCTCTGCGCGCTGATCTTCGTGTTCCTGATCGCGCCGATCATCATCGTGATCCCGCTGTCCTTCAACGCCGAGCCTTATTTCACCTTCACCCCCCGGATGCTGTCCTTCGATCCGCAGGGCTATTCGATGCGCTGGTACGACACGCTGCTGACCTTCGGGATGACGCATGCGGACGGGCCGCGCGGCGGGGCCTGGTGGGCGGATGCCTGGGCCAATGCCAAATGGGTGAGCGCGGCGAGGAACTCGATCATCATCGGGTTCTTCTCGACCATCCTGGCCACGGTCCTGGGCACGCTGGCGGCGCTGGGCCTGTCGCGGCCCGAAATGCCGTTCCGCCGGCTTGTCATGGCGATCCTCATCTCGCCCATGATCGTGCCGATCATCATCACCGCGACGGGAATGTTCTTTTTCTATTCATCGGCCTGCGTCAGCAGCGCGAGCACGCTGGGCCGGCTGCTGGCGCCGGTCCTGTCCAGTTCGGGCTGCCTGGCGAACACCTATCTCGGGGTGATCCTGGCCCATGCCACATTGGGCATACCCTTCGTCATCATCACCGTGACAGCGACGCTGATCGGGTTTGATCAGTCGCTGAACCGCGCCGCAGCCTCGCTGGGTGCCAACCCGCGCACGACATTCTTCAAGATCACCATGCCGCTGATCCTGCCGGGGGTTGTATCGGGCGCGCTGTTCGCCTTTGTCACCTCGTTCGACGAGGTGGTGGCGGTGCTGTTCATCGCCGGTCCCGATCAGCAGACGATCCCCCGGCAGATGTGGAACGGCATCCGCGAACAGATCAGTCCTGCGATCCTGGCGGTCGCCACGCTGCTGGTGATCTTTTCGATCGCCCTGCTGGCCTCGGTCGAGCTGTTGCGCCGACGCAGCGAGCGGTTGCGGGGCCTGTCACCGGCCTGA
- a CDS encoding ABC transporter permease, with protein sequence MSKALDPHAAVIVGAQGAQPVLTAADGRSLARALSRSQGRARRNAFLLVLPLLAFIVITFVVPIGQMLHRSMFNDGFSANMPQVSEWFAAHPAGTPPDEAAFAALAADLSAAAEAKTIGIVGTRINYDLPGTRSLFTATGRKAKAGFQPPYAQSLPAADPKWADPALWRSMRNASTAYTANFYLAALDRTRDDGGNVVMAAPQQQVYVMLFKRTFLMSLLITFTTFVLGFPVAHLLATLPMRKSNLLMILVLLPFWTSLLVRTTAWMVLLQQQGVINDLLVWAGIIGNDGRLKMIYNQVGTIIAMTHILLPFMILPLYSVMRTINPSYVRAARSLGATSWTAFRRVYFPLTLPGLGAGALLVFILAVGYYITPALVGGASGQLISNMIAMHMTETLNWSMAAALAAILLGAVLLLYWIYDRLVGIDNLKLG encoded by the coding sequence ATGTCCAAAGCCCTCGACCCACATGCCGCTGTCATCGTCGGCGCCCAGGGCGCGCAGCCGGTTCTGACGGCGGCGGATGGCCGGTCGCTGGCGCGGGCGCTGTCGCGCAGCCAGGGACGGGCAAGGCGCAACGCCTTTCTGCTGGTGCTGCCGCTGCTGGCCTTCATCGTCATCACCTTTGTTGTCCCGATCGGGCAGATGCTGCACCGATCCATGTTCAACGACGGCTTTTCGGCCAATATGCCGCAGGTTTCGGAATGGTTCGCCGCCCATCCGGCCGGAACGCCCCCGGACGAGGCCGCCTTTGCCGCCCTGGCCGCCGACCTGTCGGCCGCCGCCGAGGCCAAGACCATCGGCATCGTCGGAACGCGCATCAACTATGACCTGCCCGGCACCCGTTCGCTGTTCACCGCCACCGGGCGCAAGGCCAAGGCCGGCTTCCAGCCGCCCTATGCGCAATCGCTGCCCGCGGCCGACCCGAAATGGGCCGATCCGGCGCTGTGGCGGTCGATGCGCAATGCCTCGACCGCCTATACGGCCAATTTCTATCTGGCCGCGCTCGACCGCACGCGAGATGACGGGGGCAACGTGGTCATGGCCGCGCCCCAGCAGCAGGTCTATGTCATGCTGTTCAAGCGCACCTTCCTGATGTCGCTGCTGATCACCTTCACGACCTTCGTGCTGGGCTTTCCTGTCGCCCATCTGCTGGCGACGCTGCCCATGCGCAAATCCAACCTGCTGATGATCCTGGTGCTGCTGCCGTTCTGGACCTCGCTGCTGGTGCGCACGACGGCCTGGATGGTGCTGCTGCAACAGCAGGGGGTCATCAACGACCTGCTGGTCTGGGCCGGGATCATCGGCAATGACGGGCGGCTCAAGATGATCTACAATCAGGTCGGCACGATCATCGCGATGACGCATATCCTGCTGCCCTTCATGATCCTGCCGCTGTATTCGGTGATGCGGACGATCAATCCCAGCTATGTGCGCGCAGCGCGATCGCTGGGGGCGACATCATGGACGGCCTTCCGCCGGGTGTATTTTCCGCTGACCCTGCCGGGGCTGGGGGCCGGGGCGCTGCTCGTCTTCATCCTGGCAGTCGGCTATTACATCACCCCCGCGCTGGTGGGGGGCGCAAGCGGGCAGCTGATTTCCAACATGATCGCAATGCACATGACCGAGACGCTGAACTGGTCGATGGCCGCGGCGCTGGCCGCCATCCTGCTGGGCGCGGTGCTGCTGCTCTACTGGATCTACGACCGTCTGGTCGGGATCGACAATCTCAAGCTGGGGTGA
- a CDS encoding ABC transporter substrate-binding protein, which translates to MLRLVPALLLLSAAPAGAEGLTVLSWGGDFAAAQDIAMARPFAEQTGMPVRFVDSDDPLGVVAAQVQAGNVTVDVASVGQGAATRLCDEGMALPIPSASLAPAGDGTAAEQDFVPGMLGPCFVPTDIYSTVIAYDASRLAAPPARAADFFDLTRFPGRRGLSRTPQFTLELALLADGVGRDQVYPLLATPAGVERALAKLDTIRNQIIWWEAGSQPIQLLADGEVAMAAAYNGRVFKAAHVDGLPLAILWDGQIYEVEGWVIPRGAPNPQAAMEFVRFSTRPEALSAMAEQLPYGPPRLSAQKMVGRFAADGTTPMAPELPTAPANLANALAVDPAFWAEHEAELRERFAAWLSAR; encoded by the coding sequence ATGCTGCGCCTTGTTCCCGCCCTTCTGTTGCTTTCCGCCGCCCCGGCCGGTGCAGAGGGGCTGACAGTGCTGTCCTGGGGGGGCGATTTCGCCGCCGCGCAGGACATCGCCATGGCGCGGCCCTTTGCCGAACAGACGGGCATGCCGGTCCGTTTCGTGGACAGCGACGATCCCTTGGGCGTCGTTGCCGCGCAGGTCCAGGCGGGCAATGTCACCGTGGACGTGGCCAGTGTCGGGCAGGGGGCTGCCACGCGGCTGTGCGACGAAGGCATGGCGCTTCCCATCCCTTCCGCCTCACTTGCGCCCGCGGGCGACGGGACCGCGGCGGAGCAGGACTTCGTTCCCGGCATGCTGGGCCCGTGCTTCGTGCCGACCGACATCTATTCGACGGTGATCGCCTATGACGCCTCGCGGCTGGCAGCCCCCCCGGCAAGGGCAGCGGATTTCTTTGACCTGACGCGCTTTCCGGGCCGGCGCGGTCTGTCGCGCACCCCCCAGTTCACGCTTGAGCTGGCGCTGCTGGCGGACGGGGTCGGGCGCGATCAGGTCTATCCCCTTCTGGCCACGCCTGCGGGGGTCGAACGCGCCCTGGCCAAGCTGGACACGATCCGCAACCAGATCATCTGGTGGGAGGCCGGCTCTCAGCCCATCCAGCTGCTTGCCGATGGCGAGGTCGCGATGGCCGCGGCCTATAACGGCCGCGTCTTCAAGGCCGCGCATGTGGACGGGCTGCCGCTTGCGATCCTGTGGGACGGGCAGATCTACGAGGTCGAGGGCTGGGTGATCCCCCGAGGGGCGCCGAACCCGCAGGCGGCGATGGAATTTGTCCGCTTCTCGACGCGGCCCGAGGCGCTCTCTGCCATGGCCGAGCAGTTGCCCTATGGACCGCCGCGGCTGTCTGCGCAAAAGATGGTCGGCCGGTTCGCCGCGGACGGCACCACCCCGATGGCGCCCGAACTGCCAACCGCGCCGGCCAACCTTGCGAACGCGCTGGCGGTGGACCCCGCGTTCTGGGCCGAACACGAAGCCGAGCTGCGCGAGCGTTTCGCCGCGTGGCTGTCCGCCCGCTAG